In Methanomassiliicoccales archaeon, the genomic window CAGTCCCCAGCACGCTTGACGGCCCTCTTCCAATTCTCGTACAGAAACTCCCTTTTTCCGAATTTCATGGAGGGCTCGAAAGTGCGGTCTATTATCCAATTGTCCTTGAGCTCGTCCAGATCCTCCCAGAATCCAGACGCGAGCCCGGCGGCATAGGCCGCTCCGAGAGCCGTGGTCTCCTGGATCGTCGGGCGCAATACTTGTACACCAAGTATATCAGACTGAAGCTGGCAGAGGAAGTTGTTCTTTGTGGCCCCTCCATCAACGCGGAGTGATCTTAGCTCGATACCAGAATCGGCCTGCATGGTTTCGGCCACGTCCCTGGTCTGGAAACAAATGGATTCCAAGGTAGCTCGGACGATATGCTCCCTTTGTGTTCCGCGTGTAATTCCCACTATGGTTCCCCGGGCATAGGGATCCCAGTAGGGCGCTCCCAATCCGACGAACGCTGGGACGAAGTAAACTCCTCCCGAATCCTGAACACAGCTGGCCATCTTCTCGGTCTCGGCTGCGTTGACGATGATCCGCAGGCCGTCCCTCAGCCACTGGACCGCCGCTCCGGTGATGAAGATCGAACCCTCAAGGGCGTAGCATACCCTCTGGTCACCGATCTTGTAAGCCACAGTCGTAAGAAGACCCTTGGAGGAGCTGACTCTCTCCGTCCCGGTGTTCTCAAGCATGAAGCTGCCCGTCCCGTAGGTGTTCTTGGCCTCACCTGGCTCGAAGCAGGTCTGCCCGAAGAGAGCAGCTTGCTGGTCGCCGAGATCACCGCAAACCGGCATAGAGAACCCTTCCACTTCCTCCAGCACATTTCCGTAGGTCTCAGGGTCGCTTGACGGCCTCACTTCAGGAAGTATGGCCTCGGGAATGCCCAATACCTCCAGAAGCTCCTGATCCCACTCGCAGACAGATATGTCAAAAAGCAGGGTTCTGGAGGCATTCGATGGGTCCGTCACATGCTGACCGGTCAAATTCCATATCAACCATGTGTCCATGTTACCGAACATCAGCTCGCCGTTGATCGCCCTCTTCATCGCCCCGGGAACATTCTGCAAGATCCATTTGATCTTGGTACCAGAGAAGTAGGGATCCAGTATCAATCCCGTTTTCTCAGAGAAGACCTCTGAGTGGCCATCGGCTACTAGAGACTCACATATATCGGCGGTTCGCCTGCACTGCCAGACTATTGCGTTGTATATTGGATTGCCGGTTTTCCTATCCCAGATTACAGTGGTCTCCCTCTGGTTCGTTACCCCCAGGGCGGAGAGCTGTGAGGCTTCAAGTCGCCTGGCATCAAGGGCTTCCCTCATTACCTTTCGGGTCTTCTGCCAGATCTCCACCGGATTATGTTCGACCCATCCCGGCCTTGGGAAAATCTGGGTGTGCTCCTCGTAGGCGGAGGATATCATCTCACCCTCCTTATTGAAGACCACGAACCTGGTCCCGGTTGTCCCCTGGTCTATGGCACCTACATAATCGGCCATAATACCCTCCCTTTCGAATGTATGAAGGTATCAGTATTTCCAATTTCCCGGGCTCGATAAGTATTGGATTTGAGATCGCTTTCTGCTCAATTCGTTTGCTCGAATTTCTCTATCTCACTAGCCTCTTTGATCAATGAAAGGGTAAGAGCTATCCTAATGGCCACTACCACTGCCAGTATGCTGACCTCTTCGAGGCTACCCTTGACCACCGTAAGGATTATGTCTGCCCCGATGAGGAAGTCAAGCCCGAGGATCATCCTATGAGTGAAATCATGCCTTATCGTTCGGTCACTGTGTTTGGTCCTTCTCGTCGACTCCTTCAGCAAGAAAAGGATGAACGCCATGATTCCAGCATAGAATATTAGAAGAACCCCCGCCACCGCAAGGATGTCCGAGAGAATGGTCATCAGTTCGAAGAGCAGAGAATCCATTGGTAAAACAAGTGTATGTTGACATATTAATATATTTCAGAGATTGTAAATGGGTCAGAGAAAATTTAGTAGAAGTAGCGGGGGGTCGATTTGAACGACCGATCTCCGGGTTATGAGCCCGACGGGATTTCCTGGCTACCCCACCCCGCTGTGCGATTCTCTATAAAATCGACCTAGATAAGGTTTTGGGTCAGAAGAACTTTTTGAAACGCATTAGGTCCTCGATATCACCCTTCACCCTAAGCTTCCGGAGTGCAAGCGCCTTCATGGGTTTTATCTTTCGGGAAATGACCCCCTCCATGGTCTCTGGGTCGGATATCAACTTGATATCCGCATCATCCAGCAATCCATCTTGGAATGAATGGACCCTCCCATTATCCAGTATGAAGGAGTATTTCTCACTCCCAAGGTCGATGTTCACCTTCTTGACGATTCCAGACAGTTCCTCCCTCATCTTCTCGTCCTTCTCGACCTTTGAGTGGAACTTGTCGATCATCTGCTGAATAGATTCCTTTACTACCATGATTAGTCCGTCCAGTCGGTAAGCCTGTGCGTCCGCGAGAGGTTCAGGAGCCTTCTGGATGTGTCCCAGGACCTCCTGGCGTAGGGGGGTAAATCTCCCTTCTCACTTATCCAGTTTTCTAGGAATGCTATGGTGACTGGATCACTGGCATATCCGCTCCCAACAGGTTGATCGAGCTCCTCGCTGATTCGATCCATAATGCTGTCACGGGTCTCTTTAGCCACGATCGAGGCCGCCGATACCACTGGATATTGCTCGTCGGCTTTATGTTCGCAGATCATCTGGACATCGAAGTCCAGATGGCTGCAGACCATCCTTTTGAACCTGTGGGGATCAACATCTGCCGCATCGGCGAAGATCGTGCTCCCCCTGAACCTTGAGAGGGCGGTCGCGAATGCGCGGGCCTCGATGCTATTCAGAGAATCAC contains:
- a CDS encoding ribonuclease HII — its product is MSDLRLSRKCGVDEAGRGPVLGPLVVAAVMVEDDTPLIEMGVRDSKKLTRARRIDLHSAIHQVADIEVVIITHDDIDKQRASDSLNSIEARAFATALSRFRGSTIFADAADVDPHRFKRMVCSHLDFDVQMICEHKADEQYPVVSAASIVAKETRDSIMDRISEELDQPVGSGYASDPVTIAFLENWISEKGDLPPYARRSWDTSRRLLNLSRTHRLTDWTD
- a CDS encoding SCP2 sterol-binding domain-containing protein, with amino-acid sequence MVVKESIQQMIDKFHSKVEKDEKMREELSGIVKKVNIDLGSEKYSFILDNGRVHSFQDGLLDDADIKLISDPETMEGVISRKIKPMKALALRKLRVKGDIEDLMRFKKFF
- a CDS encoding DUF1622 domain-containing protein; the protein is MDSLLFELMTILSDILAVAGVLLIFYAGIMAFILFLLKESTRRTKHSDRTIRHDFTHRMILGLDFLIGADIILTVVKGSLEEVSILAVVVAIRIALTLSLIKEASEIEKFEQTN
- the glpK gene encoding glycerol kinase GlpK gives rise to the protein MADYVGAIDQGTTGTRFVVFNKEGEMISSAYEEHTQIFPRPGWVEHNPVEIWQKTRKVMREALDARRLEASQLSALGVTNQRETTVIWDRKTGNPIYNAIVWQCRRTADICESLVADGHSEVFSEKTGLILDPYFSGTKIKWILQNVPGAMKRAINGELMFGNMDTWLIWNLTGQHVTDPSNASRTLLFDISVCEWDQELLEVLGIPEAILPEVRPSSDPETYGNVLEEVEGFSMPVCGDLGDQQAALFGQTCFEPGEAKNTYGTGSFMLENTGTERVSSSKGLLTTVAYKIGDQRVCYALEGSIFITGAAVQWLRDGLRIIVNAAETEKMASCVQDSGGVYFVPAFVGLGAPYWDPYARGTIVGITRGTQREHIVRATLESICFQTRDVAETMQADSGIELRSLRVDGGATKNNFLCQLQSDILGVQVLRPTIQETTALGAAYAAGLASGFWEDLDELKDNWIIDRTFEPSMKFGKREFLYENWKRAVKRAGDWVPKEER